TAAAGCCCGTGCAGACTGGTGTTGCGCCGCAAGAGGCCCACACGGCTCCTCTGGCTGACGCGCGGGTTTACGCCAACGCCGTGGCTGGCTTGACCCAAGGTGAAGAAATACTGCCCGCCGAAGCCCTGCACTGTTTTGCCTTGCCAGCATCGCCGCATCTTGCGGCTGCGCGCGAAGGCGTACGGTTGAGCGTGGCAGAGCTGCACAAGGATATTATGCGCCACTGGCAGTCTGGCAGCGCAGCAATGCTGCTGCTTGAAGGCGCTGGCGGGCTGCGCGTGCCACTCAACGAACGCGAGGACATGCTTGACCTCATGGCTTCAGTTGGTACGCCGGTGCTGCTTGTGGGCGGTAATTATCTGGGCGGCCTCAACCATGTTTTGTTGTCGCTTGATGCCCTGCGCCACAGCGGCCTGCAAGTGGCTGGTGTAGTGCTTGTGCCTGCCGCAGACCCTGCAGCTGGGTGCCCGGGGGTGGATGTGCAGGCCATGCTTGCCGACAATGCCGCCATGCTGCGTCAGCGTATGCAACAGCAGGGTGTGGATGCCCCACTTGTGGAGCTGCCCCGCCTTGTCCGTCTGGACACTGCAGGATGGCAGACGCTGGCCGATCATCTGGAACCGTTGACAAGACGTCTGGTTTCAGAGCTCCATGATGCAGAACGCAGTATTGCGCCTGATCAGGCCCTTGTGGTCCGCGACCACAAGACCGTATGGCATCCCTATGCCTCTGCCGCACAGCCGCCGCTGCTCAGTGCGGCAAGCCGCACGCGCGCCAACCGCATTGTGCTGGCTGAAGGCAGGGAGCTTGTGGACGGCATGTCCTCGTGGTGGGCGGCGGTGCACGGCTACAACCACCCACGGCTCATGGAAGCCCTGCGCAGTCAGGCCGGGCGCATGCCCCATGTGATGTTTGGCGGTTTGACTCACGAACCTGCCGTGGCGCTGGCCGAAAGGCTGTTGCGCCTCATGCCCGTGGGGCTGGAACGCGTATTTTTTGCTGATTCCGGCTCTGTGGCGGTGGAGGTGGCGCTGAAAATGGCTCTGCAATATCAGCAGGGCAGAGGCGCAACCGGGCGCACCAGGTTTTTGACCCCTCGCGGCGGCTACCACGGCGATACGTTTGGTGCCATGTCGGTGTGTGATCCTGTTACGGGTATGCACAGCCTGTTTAGCGCAATGCTGCCCCAGCAGATATTTATGGAGCGTCCCTCCTGCCGTTTTGACCAGCCTTTTGACCCGACCAGTCTCAACGATGCCCGCCGTATTTTTGCAGAGCGCGGGTCTGAGGTCGCAGCGGTTATTCTGGAGCCAGTGGTGCAGGGGGCGGGCGGCATGTGGTTTTACCACCCCGAATACCTGCGAGGGCTTGCCGAGTTGTGCCGTGAGGCCGGGGCCCTGCTGATATTTGATGAAATCGCTACCGGTTTTGGCCGCACGGGCAAGATGTTTGCGGCGGAGTGGGCTGGCGTAACACCAGATATATTGTGCTGCGGCAAGGCACTGACCGGTGGCGTGATGACGCTTGCTGCCACTGCCTGCACGGGGCATGTGGCGCAGAGCATCTGCGCCGGGGGCAATGTTTTTATGCACGGCCCCACCTTTATGGCCAATGCCTTGGCCTGCGCGGTTGCCTACGCCAGTCTTGACCTGCTGGAAGAAGAAAACTGGCAGCAACAGGTGGAGCAGCTTGAAACCTATCTGCGCGAGGGGCTTGCCCCCTGCGCCGGACTTGAGGGCGTGGCCGATGTGCGTGTACTGGGCGGCATTGGCGTGGTGGAAACATGCGAACCCGTAAACACCCTGTCCCTACAGCGCTATTTTGTGCAGCATGGGGTGTGGATCAGACCTTTCAACAGGCTTGTGTATCTTATGCCGCCCTATATCACACCAGCAGAGGATGTGGCGCAGCTTTGCGCAGTGGTGGCCGGGGCCCTGCGGGCCGGGGCGCACCTGATGGAGCAATAGGGCTTTGCCCCACGCTGTGTGCGTACTGCCGGGCTACTTTTCGGTCGGCGGCGGAGGAACAGGCAGTCCCTTGAAGATAAGCCTTGTAGCGGCTGCATCGGCAAGTTCGGAAACATCCATGAGTTTTTCGAGCAGCTCGAGCAGGTAGAAACGGTCGTTTTCGCAGCCGTCCTTAAAGTCTGCTTCAAGTTCGCCACTGCGGATGTAGTTTTCCAGCTCAGTGAGATCTTTTACCGTAAGCATCATGAATCCTTTGTAAGTGCGGCAATGCAGCGGTGGGTGAGGTCTTGCGCCATTTGCTCGACCTGCTGAATTTCCGCACGGGTGATGTTGTCGTAATGGATGCCCGCACTGACGCACACGGCACAGTGCAGCGCCTCGGCCATGCTTTGTGCCATGCGTAAGGCAAGCGCGTCTTCTTTATGGCCGGGCAGGGCCAGCAGGTGGGCCTCCACCTGCGTAGGCCGGGTTGCGAGGTCTTGTTGCCGGGCATGCCCCTGTGTGGGAGTGGCAAGCGCAACGGCCCCTATGTGGCTGGCCCCGCCGCAGCAGAGCACCTGCAGATCGCGCCCAAGGCGAAATACGCGCAGGGATATGCTCAGGCGGCCCAGGCTGGCGGTAAACTGCATGCTGGCTCCTTGCATACGGCTGGCAGCGCGCTGTTGTTTCAATCTGTTGCAAAAATTTTTGCCTGCTTCTGGCAGCGGGCAAACCCGCCCATGAACATGGCGGAACTGTAGTGATATATATAATGCGGTCTAACGCCGCAAGGCCGCAGATTTGCCCTTTGTTTCAGGCTTGACGCCTCTTCTGGCGGCCCGTACCATTTTGCCAATTCTACGTTGTATGGAGAAAGCATGACTCTTGATCCCACCAAGCACCCAGACTGGCAGATTGCGCTGGATGCCGAAAAGAATATGAAAACTTTCGAGGCCCTGACCGCTGAAATGGGCCTTGAGCCTTCAGAAGTGCTGCCTTATGGCCGCTACATGGGCAAAATTGAGCAGCAGGACGTGCTGAGCCGTCTTGCAGACCGCCCCAACGGCAAATATGTGGACGTTACCGCCATTACGCCCACGCCCCTTGGCGAAGGCAAATCCACCACCACCATTGGTCTGGTGCAGGGCCTTGCGCGGCGCGGGCTGCGTTCTTCTGCGGCCATTCGCCAGCCTTCGGGCGGCCCCACCATGGGTATGAAGGGTTCCGCCGCTGGTGGCGGCCTTTCCCAGTGCATTCCGCTTACGCCGTATTCGCTCAACTTCACGGGCGATATTCACGCCGTGGGTGCTGCGCACAACCTTGCCATGACAGCTCTCACCGCCCGCATGCAGCACGAGCGCAACTATGATGACGCTACCCTTGAGAGGCTCTCTGGCATGCGTCGCCTGGATATTG
The Desulfovibrio sp. DNA segment above includes these coding regions:
- the bioA gene encoding adenosylmethionine--8-amino-7-oxononanoate transaminase, translated to MPAAEGKTMQLSRPLSGLFVAGSGTDVGKTVVTAALLRALLLAGVRVQAVKPVQTGVAPQEAHTAPLADARVYANAVAGLTQGEEILPAEALHCFALPASPHLAAAREGVRLSVAELHKDIMRHWQSGSAAMLLLEGAGGLRVPLNEREDMLDLMASVGTPVLLVGGNYLGGLNHVLLSLDALRHSGLQVAGVVLVPAADPAAGCPGVDVQAMLADNAAMLRQRMQQQGVDAPLVELPRLVRLDTAGWQTLADHLEPLTRRLVSELHDAERSIAPDQALVVRDHKTVWHPYASAAQPPLLSAASRTRANRIVLAEGRELVDGMSSWWAAVHGYNHPRLMEALRSQAGRMPHVMFGGLTHEPAVALAERLLRLMPVGLERVFFADSGSVAVEVALKMALQYQQGRGATGRTRFLTPRGGYHGDTFGAMSVCDPVTGMHSLFSAMLPQQIFMERPSCRFDQPFDPTSLNDARRIFAERGSEVAAVILEPVVQGAGGMWFYHPEYLRGLAELCREAGALLIFDEIATGFGRTGKMFAAEWAGVTPDILCCGKALTGGVMTLAATACTGHVAQSICAGGNVFMHGPTFMANALACAVAYASLDLLEEENWQQQVEQLETYLREGLAPCAGLEGVADVRVLGGIGVVETCEPVNTLSLQRYFVQHGVWIRPFNRLVYLMPPYITPAEDVAQLCAVVAGALRAGAHLMEQ